Genomic DNA from uncultured Fretibacterium sp.:
TCATCTTTCTCCGCGGACGGGTACCGGTTGTCGGGCAGGGACGCCAGGTACTCCTTCAGCCAGTTCATCGCTCCCCGAAGCATTTCCTCGGGATAGGGCACCCCCGCCTTGCGGGCCTCCACCAGGAAGTGCGTCGCGTGGACGCTGCCCCACGCGTAGGTGGACGTGCCGCCGGGCCACATCGTAAAGGACCCGTCGTAGAGCTGCATGGACTGTATCCGCGCTATCGCCGAATCGGTCTTCTCCTTCACCGAGCGGCTGTCTACCAGGAGCGGATCGACCTTCGCCACGGCCTCCGGCAGGATCAGGAAGGGCCATGCGCTGGAGAGGGTCTGCTCCAGGCAGCCGTAGGGATAGTTCAGCAGATAGGTGACGGCCCGGGTCAGGTCCACGGCCGGGGAGTCCGACAAGGTCAGGCTGCCCAGCAGGTCGCCGGCAAAGTCCTTTTTCGGGATGTCGATGCGCGTCTCCCCCGCCTTGAAGGTCCCGGACCCCGACCTCGAGACGATGGGCCAGGGCGAACGGACGGGCAACTCGATCTCCTGATCGAAGCTCTTCTGATCGAAGCTCTTCTCCGCCCCATCCTCGGTCCAGGAGGTCCGAACGGTCCACGTCGCGGTTCCGGGTTCGAGCGCCTTCACGGTCGTCCCCCATCGGACGGAGCTCTTCGGCCCAATCGCCAGGGTCGTCGCGGATTCATCGGGTTTCAGGCCGCCCTGCACGAGGATCTCGACCTTGACGTCGCGGCTTTCCTCCGAGGTGTTGAACACGGTCACGGGGGCGTTGAAGACGTCGCCGGGGGCGGCGAAACGCGGCAGGTCCGCCTCCGTCACCACGCTGCGGGCGATCTGGACCATCTGCTCCGCCATCCCGAACCGGTTGCCCGAGGCCGCCACGGCGAAGAGTTTTCCGCGCCCGCTGAACTCCGGCAGCGCGAGCTCCGTCCTCACGACGCCCGACTCGTCCGCCGAGAGGACTCCCTGGAAGAGGGAGAGGATCTTGAAACGTTGTGCGGTATCGGACCCCGCAAGGGCGGCTACGGCCGCTCCGCCTGCGGGATGCAGGAGCTCGGTGCCGCGGGACTCCACGGGGATGAGCAGGTCGTAGAGGTCGTACCCCTGAGAGCCGAGTTCCTTGAGCCCCCAGAAATGATTCAAGAGGTCCGGCGTTTTGTAACCCGTCAGCCCCAGGACGGCGTCGTCGACCAACGCCAGAGAGACCTCGGCTTTAGCCGGTTTCCCCTCCGCATCCCTGAGGGTCAGGGTCACCGGCAGCGCCGTTGCGGGCTCGGCTTTTTCCCTGGCCTCCAGGGAGACATCCAGACGATAGGGGGAGAGGTCCGCCTTCAGGCGCACGGCGCCGACGGCGCGGTGCGCGCCCCAGGCCTCCTCCTCGGCGACCGGGCGAATGAGCCATGCGGTGCACCAGGCGTTCGGCACCATCTCCGCGGTCACGGGGACCTCGACGACGGTCTCGGCCTTGTCGACCTTCACCACATTGCGGGAGATCAACCCGGCCCCCTCCACGCTGAACAGCAGGAGCCCCTCGAAGGGTGAGCGCAGCGTCACCTTCGCCGTGTCCCCGACCCTGTAGAACTTCTTGTCCGTCTCGACCTCGACGCGGTCGAGCAGCTGAGAGCCGCCGCGGTCGGCATACGCGGGATCGTCCGCGTAGAATCGATACGAGGCCCGTGCCTTCTCATCCCCGTCGGAGACGCGAACCAGATAGGTTCCCCAGTGATCGGGCCTGAACGATACCGTCCCCAGGCCATCCTCGAGGGTGAGGGACTTCCTTGCGACCTCGGTCAGTTCCTCAGTGCTCTGCCAGCGCGTATGGCCGTCCAGCGTCACCATGTTGTAGTTCCAGGTCACGCGGTAGAGCACCGCGGTCAGCTCGCCGGGATCTGCCGGGTCCTCCCTGGGGTCGATGGCCGCCACCTTGAAGTCCAGATCCTTCTTGACGGCCAATTCCCCCTCGGGCGCCGCAATCCCCAGAAGCCACGGGGTGGGGTAATAGGGGAGGGTCAGCGACCTGGATACCCACCGTCCGCCGTCCTCCTGCACCTCGGCCCTCAGGGTCAGGGCGATGGTCGAGGGCGCCGACCAATCGGCGTTGAGGCTCAGACTGAATTCCGCCTTTCCGGATTCGTCGAGCTTCGTCTCGTCGAACTCCCCGTCGCCGGCCGAGAAGGCCCGCGAGGGGTCCCCGAAGACATACCCCTTCCACCGGTCCCGGACGGGCGCGAAGTCGGAGGGCCTGGTCGTCCAGTAGACCTTTGCCGGCAGCCCCGCGCCGTCCACCCCAAAGAGGTAGCGCGCGTAGACGTCCATCTTCACGGTGTCCTCGTGGAGCAGGAACCTGGATTCCGTCTCGGCCTTCACCTCGATGCGCGGGGGGGCGAAATCCTCCACGTGGAAGTTCATCCTGGCCAGCGGATCGTCCTCCTTCCCGGGGACGACGAGGGAGAGCGTCCATAAGCCGGTCAGGGCGTTCGAGGGGAGGGAGAGCGTGAAGGGCGCGCCGCCCTCGTCGTTGAGGAGCGCCGTCTCCTGACGTACCTTGCGTCCCAGGGGGTCGCGGGCGACGAAGAGGACGGGGAACGCCTTTGGGGTCGAGATGTCGCTGTTGCGCACCACGGCCTTGAACGGGGCCTCCTCACCGGTTCGGTAGATGTCACGGGGGGAGAAGAGGACCGCGTCGTAACCGGACCTCAGCCAGGGGCGTCCGGCCGTGTCGAAGGTCTCCTGGGAGAGCAGCCCCCTCGTCAGGCGAACGAA
This window encodes:
- a CDS encoding MG2 domain-containing protein, whose translation is MQKRFLGLLFLLALFSWSAYPGEGALPAGIQSFAPTGRVSENVSFRIVFKDVMVSAGDVDKTVGPEDFPFTVTPAIQAEGKWQNPRTFRARLLAPLDAGTSYVAAIREGLKTLKGGRIGTGEFRFQTDSPSVNGVRAVRERGGRAALLLDFNMPVDPVRLKGFLSVLDEDDEKIPFSLAGALPSKTIRVQLSIPDASKALKLTVNLAAGLTAGGGNLGLTEDYSATVTLKPVLVVESLGADEDSIVVNCSFAVDTEAARDFIAIEPSVPFTLSYRYGGRFSINGDFKPRSRFIVTLRKGLPAKDGGLVLEEEFKQAVIMPDLKSSISLPAPGVYLAAIGDGRIPLDLVNVKKLQVDLWRLYENNIPYVVRGDYDSFQRDLARRVHSSEFDLSLPLNEKVRRALSLEEIGGGKRGLFLLSVRDPDGEYWDEETQIVNLSDLGLVARVWEDGMLLWANTLSSVQPVEGAEVRVYSDANQVLAEGKTDKDGLLVIQRQEPWSTSENETPKLAVVTRGEDITFVRLTRGLLSQETFDTAGRPWLRSGYDAVLFSPRDIYRTGEEAPFKAVVRNSDISTPKAFPVLFVARDPLGRKVRQETALLNDEGGAPFTLSLPSNALTGLWTLSLVVPGKEDDPLARMNFHVEDFAPPRIEVKAETESRFLLHEDTVKMDVYARYLFGVDGAGLPAKVYWTTRPSDFAPVRDRWKGYVFGDPSRAFSAGDGEFDETKLDESGKAEFSLSLNADWSAPSTIALTLRAEVQEDGGRWVSRSLTLPYYPTPWLLGIAAPEGELAVKKDLDFKVAAIDPREDPADPGELTAVLYRVTWNYNMVTLDGHTRWQSTEELTEVARKSLTLEDGLGTVSFRPDHWGTYLVRVSDGDEKARASYRFYADDPAYADRGGSQLLDRVEVETDKKFYRVGDTAKVTLRSPFEGLLLFSVEGAGLISRNVVKVDKAETVVEVPVTAEMVPNAWCTAWLIRPVAEEEAWGAHRAVGAVRLKADLSPYRLDVSLEAREKAEPATALPVTLTLRDAEGKPAKAEVSLALVDDAVLGLTGYKTPDLLNHFWGLKELGSQGYDLYDLLIPVESRGTELLHPAGGAAVAALAGSDTAQRFKILSLFQGVLSADESGVVRTELALPEFSGRGKLFAVAASGNRFGMAEQMVQIARSVVTEADLPRFAAPGDVFNAPVTVFNTSEESRDVKVEILVQGGLKPDESATTLAIGPKSSVRWGTTVKALEPGTATWTVRTSWTEDGAEKSFDQKSFDQEIELPVRSPWPIVSRSGSGTFKAGETRIDIPKKDFAGDLLGSLTLSDSPAVDLTRAVTYLLNYPYGCLEQTLSSAWPFLILPEAVAKVDPLLVDSRSVKEKTDSAIARIQSMQLYDGSFTMWPGGTSTYAWGSVHATHFLVEARKAGVPYPEEMLRGAMNWLKEYLASLPDNRYPSAEKDDFTTKAYGTYVLALSGEKPLGWIEYLKENQTNMWPSGAIWLAGAAALTEGRPDALRALGLKGGSAPAESRYRTLESDVRNDAQLLSLWMEVEPGASEAVQLAARLLKAGMENRWYSTQDNAAVLMALGRYSLKVGTEKAQLEGALLDAEKKELLSFRSGSSASVPMSDLPESGLVLSINGTGSGYYSWTLLGYPVGRPKPESRGLKVTSTWLDEKGNKLDPSRPVPQGMRVQVVLTLVPSLPVSNLALSCLLPAGLEIENPRLSDEGEEASLFRSDVRDDRLLLFADRLSQAATYRFRVRAVTKGTFAVPPISAEGMYDPEIRFIGETPPPLVIE